A region from the Halanaeroarchaeum sulfurireducens genome encodes:
- a CDS encoding PAS domain S-box protein: protein MTRSHQILLVTADKSVRNRIQSEFGERSNSFEILTATYTTEVIDLTGSRSIDCIVSTEPIRSDQGMELVQSVRNENPAIPFVLFTSDCTPADISTALTEGITQFVPRAPDNDPYSLLAEQVQRIIDRYRTCERAKELTRITTVIRELDRALVQSQTKDEIDQRVCEIFSESEPYHFAWIGEQDPETDRVEPRASAGVESGYLEEIDITAGEESTGQGPTGEAIRSREIEVMQNIPEDPRFKPWRSEALERGYKSSAAIPLVFEEMLFGVLNVYADRVSAFEQSERELLQEVGENIAAAYHRVQLRSEERRLQRAVEQAEDAIFITDTDGKIRFVNPAFEDLTGYKADEAIGRSHRILKSGEMDESYYEDIWDTILSGQSRTSEIINERKSGERYYVEETVAPLTDVTGDIEGFVGIQHDVTGRKRREQELKERKQKFEGVVENVKHGLVIVQDGIIKYTNPRVGEITGYEPEAVKGEALTMFVAEEDQDAVMEKYRKRVEGKPVKETYEIDLVPREGERIPVEISVGIIEHEGRPATISAIRDITERKERLKQIQMVDRILQHNFNNNMNVVQGYAEIIEDATTGEIASSASKILENSQKLLQTVEKERDVTEFLVSQQETTAVDVGREVEMLVSDMRERHPDAEISTDIQSEVTVRAVPEITRAIEEVLQNAITHADTDSPRIEVQVDGDDETLQISVSDNNPHIPEMERKVLLEDEDVAPLYHGSGIGLWLVNLIVAHSDGVVEVEATKPRGNEVTIQLPVGN from the coding sequence CGATCGATTGACTGTATAGTCAGCACTGAACCAATTAGAAGCGATCAAGGAATGGAATTAGTTCAATCCGTCCGTAATGAAAATCCGGCCATTCCGTTCGTCCTTTTCACCTCGGATTGTACTCCAGCCGACATCAGCACCGCTCTCACCGAAGGGATTACTCAATTTGTACCCCGTGCACCTGACAATGATCCCTATTCGCTTCTCGCCGAACAGGTCCAGCGGATAATTGACCGGTATAGAACTTGTGAAAGAGCCAAGGAACTAACTCGCATCACTACCGTTATCCGAGAACTCGATCGCGCTCTCGTTCAGTCACAGACCAAAGACGAGATTGACCAACGTGTCTGTGAAATATTCAGTGAATCCGAGCCCTACCATTTCGCCTGGATTGGCGAGCAGGATCCTGAGACCGACCGAGTGGAACCTCGGGCATCGGCTGGGGTGGAATCTGGCTACCTTGAGGAGATCGACATTACGGCTGGCGAAGAATCAACCGGCCAGGGTCCCACAGGGGAAGCGATTCGGTCGAGGGAAATTGAAGTCATGCAAAATATCCCCGAAGATCCGCGCTTCAAACCCTGGCGAAGCGAAGCGCTCGAAAGGGGGTACAAGTCTAGTGCAGCTATTCCTCTCGTTTTTGAGGAAATGTTGTTTGGCGTCTTGAACGTGTATGCCGACCGGGTCAGTGCGTTCGAACAATCCGAGCGTGAATTGCTGCAGGAAGTAGGTGAAAACATTGCCGCCGCCTACCATCGCGTCCAACTTCGAAGCGAGGAACGCCGGCTTCAACGGGCCGTCGAACAGGCCGAGGATGCCATATTTATTACCGATACGGATGGGAAAATCAGGTTTGTTAATCCGGCCTTCGAAGATCTGACTGGCTACAAGGCAGATGAAGCGATTGGACGAAGCCATCGTATTCTCAAATCCGGTGAGATGGATGAATCATATTATGAGGATATTTGGGACACGATTCTTTCAGGTCAGTCTCGGACGTCGGAAATCATCAACGAACGCAAATCGGGAGAGCGATATTACGTCGAAGAAACCGTCGCTCCACTTACTGACGTAACCGGAGATATCGAAGGGTTCGTTGGGATTCAACATGACGTCACTGGACGCAAACGTCGTGAACAAGAACTGAAAGAACGAAAACAAAAATTCGAGGGGGTGGTCGAGAACGTCAAACACGGGTTGGTCATCGTCCAAGATGGTATAATTAAGTATACCAATCCGAGAGTCGGTGAAATCACTGGCTATGAACCGGAAGCGGTGAAAGGAGAGGCGCTGACGATGTTTGTTGCGGAAGAAGATCAGGATGCGGTAATGGAGAAATATCGCAAGCGGGTGGAGGGAAAGCCGGTCAAAGAGACATACGAAATCGACCTTGTGCCCCGTGAGGGTGAACGGATTCCAGTCGAAATCAGTGTGGGAATTATTGAACATGAAGGAAGGCCAGCGACGATTAGTGCCATTCGGGACATTACGGAACGGAAAGAACGGCTCAAACAAATCCAAATGGTGGATCGGATTCTCCAACACAATTTCAATAACAATATGAATGTTGTCCAGGGGTATGCTGAGATTATTGAAGACGCCACTACGGGTGAGATAGCGTCATCCGCCTCGAAAATCCTCGAAAATAGCCAGAAATTGCTTCAAACCGTCGAGAAGGAACGCGACGTGACTGAGTTCCTCGTCAGTCAACAAGAAACGACGGCAGTCGATGTCGGGAGGGAAGTGGAGATGCTTGTTTCCGACATGCGAGAAAGACACCCGGATGCGGAAATCTCCACGGATATCCAAAGCGAGGTCACTGTACGGGCAGTCCCAGAAATCACCCGAGCTATCGAGGAGGTTCTCCAGAACGCTATCACCCATGCTGATACTGATAGTCCCCGGATTGAGGTACAGGTGGACGGGGATGACGAAACCCTCCAGATTAGCGTCTCCGATAATAACCCACATATCCCGGAGATGGAGCGAAAAGTCCTCCTTGAGGATGAAGATGTGGCGCCACTGTACCACGGCAGTGGGATCGGTCTCTGGCTCGTCAATTTGATAGTCGCTCATTCAGATGGAGTGGTGGAGGTGGAGGCGACCAAGCCACGGGGAAACGAGGTTACGATTCAACTCCCAGTAGGAAACTAA